A genomic window from Candidatus Denitrolinea symbiosum includes:
- a CDS encoding ABC-type polar amino acid transport system, ATP-binding protein: MSAPIIKITNLHKYFGRLEVLKGINLDVQSREVICVIGRSGSGKSTMLRCINFLEEPSGGEIEIHGLKIPAGGKGKEHQKLVHEARLLTGMVFQEFNLFPHMSILENVMEAPVIVKGMDKARAREIAEMNLNRVGMLFKKDEYPLRISGGQKQRVAIARALAMEPKVMLFDEPTSALDPELIGEVLEVMKGLAKDGTTMLVVTHEMGFARDVADRIVVMNEGELIEQGTPEDILDHPQHKQTQALLDRYRTGKN, translated from the coding sequence ATGAGCGCGCCCATCATCAAAATCACCAACCTGCACAAATACTTTGGCCGCCTCGAAGTGCTCAAAGGCATCAACCTCGACGTCCAATCGCGCGAGGTGATCTGCGTCATCGGGCGGAGCGGATCGGGCAAAAGCACCATGCTGCGCTGCATCAACTTTCTCGAGGAGCCGTCGGGCGGCGAGATCGAAATCCACGGGCTGAAGATCCCCGCCGGCGGAAAGGGCAAGGAGCACCAGAAACTCGTCCACGAAGCGCGCCTATTGACGGGCATGGTCTTCCAGGAATTCAACCTGTTCCCGCACATGAGCATCCTCGAAAACGTGATGGAAGCGCCCGTGATCGTGAAAGGCATGGACAAGGCCAGAGCGAGAGAGATCGCCGAAATGAATCTCAACCGCGTCGGCATGTTGTTCAAGAAAGACGAATACCCCCTGCGCATCTCCGGCGGACAGAAACAGCGCGTCGCCATCGCCCGCGCTCTGGCCATGGAACCCAAAGTGATGCTCTTCGACGAGCCCACGTCCGCGCTCGACCCCGAACTCATCGGCGAAGTGCTCGAAGTGATGAAAGGCCTCGCCAAAGACGGCACGACCATGCTCGTGGTGACGCACGAAATGGGCTTCGCCCGCGACGTGGCCGACCGTATCGTGGTGATGAACGAGGGCGAACTCATTGAGCAGGGAACGCCCGAAGACATCCTCGATCATCCGCAGCACAAACAGACCCAGGCCCTGCTCGACCGTTATCGCACGGGAAAAAATTAA
- a CDS encoding amino acid ABC transporter substrate-binding protein, which yields MKKLFVLLSLLVIASLALTACGSSQGGDLLSQIKKRGYVVASTDPNYMPQSGLKTDGKRPANTKCPSDLLTYDEMEGFDVDTAYEVAKRLGVEICYATPDWDVVTAGSWADKWDMSVGSMTVKPPRPDHLWFTTPYYAPTAVIAVPTDSTIASIADLAGQSICVATATTYLDWLNNALDLNPADIYAKPPEGIKIVELSTDQECPQALAAGRKEFVAYATSITVVEANVAAGLPVKQLGDPVFKEPNAIAIDKASSFDTAAFLKAVDDAVKAMHADGTLSKLSIQWYGSDLTQGLVK from the coding sequence ATGAAAAAGTTGTTCGTTTTGCTCAGCCTGCTCGTGATCGCTTCGCTCGCGTTGACGGCGTGCGGCAGCTCCCAGGGCGGCGACCTGTTGTCGCAGATCAAGAAGCGCGGTTATGTGGTCGCGTCCACCGACCCGAACTACATGCCGCAATCCGGCTTGAAGACCGACGGCAAACGCCCGGCCAACACCAAATGCCCATCCGACCTGCTCACCTACGACGAGATGGAAGGCTTCGACGTGGACACGGCGTACGAAGTCGCCAAGCGCCTCGGCGTGGAAATCTGCTACGCCACCCCCGATTGGGACGTGGTAACCGCGGGCAGTTGGGCCGATAAATGGGATATGAGCGTCGGCTCCATGACCGTCAAGCCGCCGCGCCCGGACCATCTCTGGTTCACCACCCCATACTATGCCCCGACCGCAGTGATCGCCGTGCCGACCGATTCCACGATCGCCTCCATCGCCGACCTGGCCGGGCAGTCGATCTGCGTGGCCACCGCCACCACCTATCTGGACTGGCTCAATAACGCGCTGGACCTCAATCCCGCCGACATTTACGCCAAGCCGCCGGAAGGCATCAAGATCGTGGAACTCTCCACCGACCAGGAATGCCCGCAGGCGCTGGCCGCCGGCCGCAAGGAATTCGTGGCGTACGCCACCTCCATCACGGTGGTTGAGGCCAACGTTGCCGCAGGCCTGCCGGTCAAGCAGCTGGGCGACCCTGTCTTCAAGGAGCCAAATGCCATCGCCATTGACAAAGCCTCCAGCTTCGACACGGCCGCCTTCCTCAAAGCGGTGGACGACGCCGTAAAAGCCATGCACGCCGATGGAACCCTGAGCAAACTCTCCATCCAATGGTACGGTTCCGACCTGACCCAGGGTCTTGTCAAATAA
- a CDS encoding aldehyde:ferredoxin oxidoreductase, whose protein sequence is MQPILKINLAERATETCLIPAEWRRDYLGGASLAARLLYDSLTPDLDPLSAEAPLLFLNGPLSGTLGPTVGRFVVCGRSPLTGLWAESNCGGFWGPELRFAGCDGLWITGKADEPVYLWVNGGRLEVRDAAHLWGQDTYETQESIKKELGVARIHVACVGPAAENGVLFAGIFCDHGRTAGRTGLGAVMASKNLKAIAVKGSGTIPLADAETYNVLRNAANRALKKENQSAVLHELGTAGVADFADYIGSLPKKYYSLGALNDVDKVSGSTMTETILRGTTACHGCVIACGRVVDIGSEKQKGPEFETIVGFGPNLMITDLNAIVRLADLCDRLGMDAISASGTIGLALRLFERGAISEKDTGGIVLKWNDEQTAADLLRMTARREGFGEWLARGSRALGKHFNAEEEAVQVNGLEVAYHDPRGVSGMALTYATSPRGACHNQSDYFFVDWGQAEESIGLTTYERQAGAEKSANVAIHQNWRTVFNSLVMCIFANVPPQTVLELINSACGFDWTLEDMMRSGERGWNLKRAVNNRLGLTRANDKLPKGLLEPYPDGGAAGYVVPFAEMLEAYYEARGWDKVTGKPSKEKLLELGMEEIARDLWD, encoded by the coding sequence ATGCAACCCATCTTAAAAATCAACCTAGCCGAACGCGCAACAGAGACATGCCTCATCCCCGCAGAATGGCGGCGGGACTATCTGGGAGGCGCGTCGCTGGCGGCGCGCCTGCTCTACGACTCGCTTACGCCGGACCTCGATCCGCTTTCCGCGGAGGCTCCGCTCCTGTTCCTCAACGGTCCCCTGAGCGGGACTCTCGGCCCGACGGTCGGCCGCTTCGTCGTCTGCGGACGCTCGCCTCTCACCGGACTTTGGGCTGAATCCAACTGCGGAGGCTTTTGGGGACCCGAACTCCGCTTCGCGGGCTGCGACGGCCTGTGGATCACCGGGAAGGCCGACGAGCCGGTCTATCTCTGGGTGAACGGAGGCCGCCTCGAGGTCCGCGACGCGGCGCATCTTTGGGGACAGGACACATACGAGACGCAGGAGTCCATCAAAAAGGAGTTGGGCGTCGCGCGGATTCACGTCGCGTGCGTCGGTCCCGCCGCAGAGAACGGCGTTCTCTTCGCGGGCATCTTCTGCGATCATGGACGCACCGCAGGGCGCACGGGACTGGGCGCGGTGATGGCTTCCAAGAATCTCAAAGCGATCGCGGTGAAGGGGAGCGGAACGATCCCGCTGGCCGACGCGGAAACGTACAACGTCCTCCGCAACGCGGCCAACCGCGCTTTGAAAAAAGAGAATCAGTCAGCCGTCCTGCACGAACTGGGGACGGCGGGCGTAGCCGATTTTGCGGATTACATCGGCTCGCTGCCGAAGAAGTATTACTCCCTCGGCGCGTTGAACGATGTGGACAAAGTCTCCGGCTCGACGATGACCGAGACCATCCTGCGCGGGACGACCGCCTGTCACGGCTGCGTGATCGCCTGCGGCCGCGTGGTGGACATCGGCTCCGAGAAGCAGAAGGGACCCGAGTTCGAGACCATCGTCGGTTTCGGCCCGAACCTGATGATTACCGACCTCAACGCCATCGTGCGCCTGGCGGACTTGTGCGACCGTCTCGGCATGGACGCCATCAGCGCGAGCGGCACGATCGGCCTGGCGCTGCGCCTGTTCGAGCGCGGCGCGATCTCGGAGAAGGACACGGGCGGGATCGTCCTGAAGTGGAACGACGAGCAAACCGCGGCCGACCTGCTCCGCATGACGGCGCGCCGCGAGGGATTCGGCGAGTGGCTGGCGCGCGGCTCGCGCGCGCTGGGAAAACATTTTAACGCGGAGGAAGAGGCGGTCCAGGTCAACGGGCTGGAGGTCGCCTATCACGACCCGCGCGGCGTCTCGGGCATGGCGCTGACTTACGCCACCAGTCCGCGCGGCGCGTGTCACAACCAAAGCGATTATTTCTTCGTGGACTGGGGACAGGCGGAGGAGTCGATCGGGCTGACGACCTACGAACGTCAGGCGGGAGCCGAGAAATCCGCCAACGTCGCCATCCATCAAAATTGGCGGACGGTTTTCAACTCCCTCGTGATGTGCATCTTTGCCAACGTCCCGCCGCAGACCGTGTTGGAACTGATCAACTCCGCCTGCGGATTCGACTGGACGCTCGAAGATATGATGAGAAGCGGCGAGCGCGGCTGGAATCTCAAGCGCGCCGTCAACAACCGTCTCGGCTTGACGCGCGCCAACGACAAACTCCCGAAGGGACTGCTCGAACCCTATCCCGACGGCGGCGCGGCAGGATACGTCGTCCCGTTCGCGGAAATGCTCGAAGCCTACTACGAAGCACGCGGCTGGGACAAGGTCACGGGGAAACCGTCGAAAGAGAAACTGCTGGAATTGGGGATGGAAGAGATCGCGCGCGATTTGTGGGATTAA
- a CDS encoding bifunctional ADP-dependent NAD(P)H-hydrate dehydratase/NAD(P)H-hydrate epimerase codes for MKLVTVSEMKAVEKEADASGLTYAQMMENAGRGLAAIVGDIGEENGWNEVLGLVGSGNNGGDTLVALERLAREGWRARAYCVKRKVRNDPLARRLLDAGGEIILAGEDNASDSLAAFIETADVLLDGLLGTGIRLPLKPEMAGLLFTAQSILAALDEPPFIVAVDCPSGVDCDTGAAADETLPADLTVTMACVKQGLLRLPAFDLAGELDVVDIGLPADLPALTSLRRFVPDFEWTADQLPPRPSDAHKGAFGTALIAAGSVAYTGAAYLAAKAAYRVGAGLVTLAVPAPLHAALAGQLPEVTWIPLPHENGFAARAGAISVAQNLNRATSLLVGCGFGLEETTRDFLAKLLEAKLPPLVVDADGLKLLAQIPDWHRKLPARTVLTPHPGEMSALTGLSKDEIQNNRESLVEKFAREWGQVVVLKGAFTVIAEPDGRTAVLPFASAALARAGTGDVLAGIIVGLRAQGVDAFEAAAAGAWLHARAGLTALSEVGSAASVLAGDVLDCVNDVMAELSEF; via the coding sequence ATGAAACTTGTCACCGTCTCTGAAATGAAAGCCGTCGAAAAAGAAGCCGACGCCAGCGGACTGACGTACGCGCAGATGATGGAAAACGCGGGGCGCGGACTGGCCGCCATCGTGGGGGATATTGGCGAAGAGAACGGCTGGAACGAAGTCCTCGGCCTCGTCGGTTCGGGCAACAACGGCGGCGACACCCTCGTCGCGCTGGAGCGCCTGGCGCGCGAAGGCTGGCGGGCGCGCGCCTATTGCGTCAAACGCAAGGTCAGGAACGACCCGCTCGCGCGGCGTCTCCTCGACGCGGGCGGCGAGATCATCCTCGCCGGGGAAGACAACGCGTCCGACTCCCTCGCGGCCTTCATCGAGACCGCCGACGTCCTCCTCGACGGTCTGCTCGGCACGGGCATCCGCCTCCCGCTCAAACCCGAAATGGCGGGGCTCCTCTTCACGGCGCAATCCATCCTCGCCGCGCTCGACGAGCCGCCCTTCATCGTCGCCGTGGACTGTCCCTCCGGCGTGGACTGCGACACCGGCGCGGCCGCCGACGAAACCCTCCCCGCCGACCTCACCGTCACGATGGCCTGCGTCAAGCAGGGACTGCTCCGCCTCCCCGCCTTCGACCTCGCGGGCGAACTCGACGTGGTGGACATCGGACTCCCCGCCGACCTCCCCGCGCTGACCTCGCTTCGCCGCTTCGTCCCCGACTTCGAGTGGACCGCCGACCAGCTGCCGCCGCGTCCCTCCGACGCGCACAAAGGCGCCTTCGGCACGGCGCTGATCGCGGCGGGATCGGTCGCCTACACGGGCGCGGCGTATCTCGCCGCCAAAGCCGCCTACCGCGTCGGCGCGGGACTGGTGACGCTGGCCGTCCCCGCGCCTTTGCACGCTGCCCTCGCGGGTCAACTCCCCGAGGTCACGTGGATTCCCCTCCCGCACGAAAACGGATTCGCCGCCCGCGCCGGCGCGATCTCCGTCGCGCAGAATCTCAACCGCGCCACCTCCCTCCTCGTCGGCTGCGGGTTCGGCCTCGAAGAGACCACCCGCGACTTCCTCGCGAAACTGCTTGAAGCGAAACTACCTCCGCTCGTGGTGGACGCGGACGGGTTGAAACTCCTCGCCCAGATTCCCGACTGGCATCGAAAACTCCCCGCGCGGACGGTGTTGACTCCGCATCCGGGCGAGATGTCCGCGCTGACGGGGCTCTCCAAAGACGAGATCCAAAACAACCGCGAGTCCCTCGTCGAGAAATTCGCCCGCGAGTGGGGACAGGTCGTCGTCCTGAAAGGCGCGTTCACCGTGATCGCCGAGCCGGACGGGAGGACCGCCGTCCTGCCGTTCGCGTCCGCCGCGCTCGCCCGCGCGGGGACGGGGGATGTGCTGGCGGGCATCATCGTCGGCTTGCGCGCCCAGGGCGTGGACGCGTTCGAGGCCGCGGCCGCGGGGGCGTGGCTCCACGCGCGGGCCGGGCTGACCGCCCTCAGCGAGGTCGGAAGCGCCGCGTCCGTTTTGGCGGGAGACGTCCTCGATTGCGTCAATGATGTGATGGCAGAGTTGTCCGAATTTTGA
- a CDS encoding SPFH (stomatin, prohibitin, flotillin, and HflK/C) superfamily has translation MARIFDVIEYPNEMTDEIVHRFPEEGIGDFRIGSQVIVREAQNAVFFREGNALDVFKAGRHTITTANIPLLINLIGKAFNDRTPFPAEVYFVSMKEFANKKWGTPQPIIVRNPGMGLGVALLQGFGTYSFQVKDPQQFVTQIVGTQGAYRTSDIEERLRTMLLSKLQDALGETGAKRSVPEIIGLTEELGAAVRAKTQDDFEAIGLTLKTFYIGNLKPSDKSAQELRDMGMLDMATYTQLQAADAMRDAAQNPSGGAGLTAGIGAGMGIGNLMQQATSGAMQQPSAAGGAAAVPDVMTPSEAAAYLKVSEEDVVASIKDGSLKAKKVGNAYRISKTALDEFLTS, from the coding sequence ATGGCAAGAATTTTTGATGTCATTGAATATCCAAATGAAATGACCGATGAGATCGTCCACCGCTTCCCCGAAGAGGGCATCGGCGATTTCCGCATCGGCTCGCAGGTGATCGTCCGCGAGGCCCAGAACGCGGTCTTCTTCCGCGAAGGGAACGCGCTGGACGTGTTCAAAGCGGGACGTCACACCATCACCACCGCCAACATTCCGCTGCTGATCAACCTGATCGGCAAGGCCTTCAACGACCGCACTCCCTTCCCGGCCGAAGTGTACTTCGTCTCGATGAAGGAATTCGCCAACAAGAAATGGGGCACGCCGCAGCCGATCATCGTCCGCAACCCCGGCATGGGATTGGGCGTGGCTCTCCTGCAGGGCTTCGGCACCTACTCGTTCCAGGTGAAGGACCCGCAGCAGTTCGTGACGCAGATCGTCGGCACGCAGGGCGCCTATCGCACCAGCGACATCGAAGAGCGTCTCCGCACCATGCTGCTCTCCAAGTTGCAGGACGCCCTCGGCGAGACCGGCGCGAAGCGCTCCGTCCCCGAGATCATCGGTCTCACCGAGGAACTGGGCGCGGCGGTGCGGGCGAAGACACAGGACGACTTTGAAGCCATCGGCCTGACGCTCAAAACCTTCTACATCGGCAATCTCAAACCGTCCGACAAAAGCGCCCAGGAACTGCGCGACATGGGCATGCTCGACATGGCGACCTACACCCAATTGCAGGCGGCGGACGCGATGCGCGACGCGGCTCAAAATCCCAGCGGCGGCGCGGGTCTCACGGCCGGCATCGGCGCGGGGATGGGCATCGGCAACCTGATGCAGCAAGCCACCAGCGGCGCGATGCAGCAGCCAAGCGCGGCGGGCGGCGCGGCGGCTGTCCCCGACGTGATGACGCCCTCCGAAGCGGCCGCGTATTTGAAAGTCAGCGAAGAAGACGTGGTCGCCTCCATCAAGGACGGAAGCCTGAAAGCCAAAAAGGTCGGCAACGCCTACCGCATCAGCAAGACCGCGCTCGATGAATTCCTGACGAGTTAA
- a CDS encoding xanthine and CO dehydrogenase maturation factor, XdhC/CoxF family → MNPIFQALVELESNNESAALCTVVKSQGSTPRHVGSKMLVYPDGRFIGSVGGGDLEHRVLDEAWMALADGQPRYLHYNMSDPSRGDPGVCGGQVEVFVEPILPPAMVIVVGAGHVGKAVAHLAKWLGFRVAVSDDRVEFCNAETVPEADAYYPVPMEKLPDHVKVTRQTYLVLTTRGVSVDAAGLAPLLETEAAYIGVIGSKRRWLETVKAMTEKGVPEERLARVHSPIGLELQAETPEEIAVSIMAEILMVRNKATGEKMSEAGSRRKKAATAKGQE, encoded by the coding sequence ATGAACCCCATCTTTCAAGCCCTGGTCGAACTCGAAAGCAACAACGAATCCGCCGCGCTCTGCACAGTGGTGAAAAGTCAGGGATCCACGCCGCGGCACGTGGGGAGCAAGATGCTCGTCTATCCCGACGGACGCTTCATCGGCTCGGTCGGCGGCGGGGACCTGGAACACCGCGTCCTCGATGAAGCCTGGATGGCGCTCGCGGACGGCCAGCCGCGCTACCTGCATTACAACATGTCCGACCCGTCGCGCGGCGACCCCGGCGTGTGCGGCGGACAAGTGGAGGTCTTCGTGGAACCGATTCTTCCGCCCGCGATGGTGATCGTCGTCGGCGCGGGGCATGTGGGCAAGGCCGTGGCGCATCTCGCCAAATGGCTGGGGTTTCGCGTGGCCGTCAGCGACGACCGCGTCGAGTTTTGCAACGCGGAGACCGTCCCTGAGGCGGACGCGTATTACCCCGTCCCGATGGAAAAATTGCCCGACCACGTCAAAGTAACGCGGCAGACCTATCTCGTCCTCACTACGCGCGGCGTCAGTGTGGACGCGGCGGGGCTGGCCCCGCTCCTCGAAACGGAGGCCGCTTACATCGGCGTCATCGGGTCGAAGCGCCGCTGGCTGGAGACGGTGAAGGCGATGACGGAGAAAGGCGTCCCCGAGGAGCGACTCGCCCGCGTCCACTCGCCCATCGGGTTGGAGTTGCAGGCCGAGACGCCCGAAGAGATCGCGGTCAGCATCATGGCCGAGATCCTGATGGTGCGGAACAAAGCCACGGGAGAGAAAATGTCGGAAGCCGGGAGCCGTCGAAAAAAAGCGGCGACCGCCAAAGGTCAGGAATGA
- a CDS encoding Ni/Fe-hydrogenase 2 integral membrane subunit HybB — MAATSKLKIPLTPWTIWLGILGLCLLIGLTAGLLVFWQGLHLTNLTDLVPWGLWITIDLSSIAVSAGAFSLCAAVYLIGLKRYEPVARTATFVGLTGYTMAMLALLLDIGRPDRFWHPMVFWNKHSLLWEVTMCVCLYLTVLLFETLPILANLEWLRKRLPKVAGLMEHTHHYAPYLAIAGLCLSMLHQSSLGAVYGVLKARPFWYKPELSVLFMFSAILGGISLTLFVSMLSARLTPKARVNDALLERVAHFVGWGLVPYLYFRAWDWLAMTYTYQPGRSEGLALITSGPLSFNFWVAEILLGAVVPMILLLKQKTRQHPFWRMLAAGLVVGGVIAYRWDVNLSGLLIVVSYLPGQPTVSYASYTPSLIEFAAGLGIVAYGLTLLSLGVRYLKVVDHRFAPSEEHEEAAQPAPERVPA, encoded by the coding sequence ATGGCTGCCACGTCAAAACTCAAAATCCCCCTGACTCCATGGACCATCTGGCTCGGCATTCTGGGCCTATGCCTGCTCATCGGGTTGACCGCCGGCCTGCTCGTCTTCTGGCAAGGCCTCCATCTGACCAACCTGACCGACCTCGTCCCGTGGGGGCTGTGGATCACCATAGACCTCTCGTCCATCGCCGTCAGCGCGGGGGCGTTCAGCCTGTGCGCGGCGGTGTACCTGATCGGCTTGAAACGCTACGAGCCGGTCGCCCGCACCGCCACCTTCGTCGGCCTGACCGGCTACACCATGGCGATGCTCGCCCTCCTGCTCGACATCGGACGCCCCGACCGCTTCTGGCATCCCATGGTCTTTTGGAACAAGCACTCCCTGCTCTGGGAAGTGACCATGTGCGTCTGTCTCTATTTGACCGTGCTGCTGTTCGAGACGCTGCCGATCCTCGCGAACCTCGAATGGCTTCGCAAACGCCTGCCCAAAGTCGCGGGCCTGATGGAACACACGCATCACTACGCGCCCTACCTCGCCATCGCGGGACTGTGCCTCAGCATGTTGCACCAGTCCTCGCTCGGCGCAGTCTACGGCGTGCTGAAGGCGCGTCCCTTCTGGTACAAGCCGGAGCTGTCGGTGTTGTTCATGTTCTCGGCCATCCTCGGAGGTATCTCGCTGACGCTCTTCGTCTCGATGCTCTCCGCCCGCCTGACTCCCAAAGCCCGCGTCAACGACGCTCTCCTCGAACGCGTGGCGCACTTTGTGGGATGGGGACTGGTCCCCTATCTTTACTTCCGCGCCTGGGATTGGCTGGCAATGACCTACACATATCAACCCGGACGCTCGGAGGGACTCGCCCTCATCACCAGCGGGCCGCTCTCCTTCAACTTCTGGGTTGCCGAAATCCTGCTGGGCGCGGTCGTCCCGATGATCCTCCTGCTCAAGCAGAAGACGCGCCAGCATCCCTTCTGGCGGATGCTGGCTGCGGGGCTGGTGGTCGGCGGCGTAATCGCCTACCGCTGGGACGTCAACCTGAGCGGACTGCTGATCGTCGTCTCGTACCTGCCCGGACAACCGACCGTCTCTTACGCTTCTTATACTCCCTCGCTGATCGAATTCGCGGCCGGCCTGGGAATCGTCGCCTACGGGCTGACTCTCCTCTCCCTCGGCGTACGCTACCTGAAAGTGGTGGACCACCGCTTCGCCCCGTCCGAAGAACACGAGGAAGCCGCGCAGCCGGCCCCCGAACGCGTGCCGGCCTGA
- a CDS encoding polysulfide reductase beta (PsrB) subunit has protein sequence MKKTSLSRRDTLKIAAVGAAAIAGASLLRDARASSKTPAGKRQWAMVIDQSKCTGCGYCTLACQAHNDMPPDHKWNQVIEAETIAGHKVFVARPCMQCEKAPCVDVCPVGASYYRPDGIVMMDYDLCIGCRYCEIACPYQARVFNWKTYDEANPAVPEWGQPEVERRPRGVPDKCAFCYHRIDRGLALGLTPGVDRDATPACVNVCPTKARLFGDLNDAESEVSRVLKNHVSFRLRDDLGTGPRVYYLPADPDEM, from the coding sequence ATGAAAAAGACTTCGCTCTCCCGACGCGATACGCTCAAGATCGCCGCGGTAGGCGCGGCCGCCATCGCCGGGGCCAGCCTGCTCCGCGACGCCAGGGCCTCCAGCAAGACGCCGGCCGGCAAGCGCCAATGGGCGATGGTCATTGACCAATCCAAATGCACCGGCTGCGGTTACTGCACCCTGGCGTGCCAGGCGCACAACGACATGCCGCCCGACCACAAATGGAATCAGGTGATCGAGGCCGAGACCATAGCCGGTCACAAAGTGTTCGTTGCCCGCCCCTGTATGCAATGCGAAAAGGCTCCCTGCGTGGACGTCTGCCCGGTCGGCGCCTCGTACTACCGTCCCGACGGGATCGTAATGATGGACTACGATCTCTGCATCGGCTGCCGATATTGCGAGATCGCCTGCCCCTATCAGGCGCGCGTCTTCAATTGGAAAACCTACGACGAAGCAAACCCAGCCGTGCCGGAGTGGGGACAGCCCGAAGTCGAACGCCGCCCGCGCGGGGTCCCGGACAAGTGCGCGTTCTGCTACCACCGCATCGACCGCGGCCTCGCGCTGGGACTGACGCCCGGTGTGGACCGCGACGCCACTCCCGCCTGCGTGAACGTCTGCCCGACCAAAGCGCGCCTGTTCGGCGACCTGAACGACGCGGAATCCGAAGTCAGCCGGGTCTTGAAGAACCACGTTTCCTTCCGCCTGCGCGACGATCTCGGTACCGGGCCGCGCGTCTACTACCTGCCCGCGGACCCCGACGAAATGTGA
- a CDS encoding DNA-binding response regulator, whose amino-acid sequence MTIRLLLVDDHAVVRSGLRMLLASESDVEIVGEAGSGSEAVAAAASARPDVILMDIGLPDMTGIEATRVVKSQFPEIAIVALTIHEDEEYFFRMLDAGASGYVPKRAAPEELLTAIRAAASGEVYLYPSLAKLLVKDYLSQERETANRSTLDGLTEREQEVLSLLAEGQNNAEIASALVISPKTVERHRENIMRKLNLHSRAELVRYAIRKGIIKA is encoded by the coding sequence ATGACCATCCGTCTGCTTCTGGTGGATGACCACGCCGTAGTCCGCTCGGGACTGAGGATGCTGCTCGCCAGCGAGTCGGACGTGGAAATCGTCGGGGAGGCGGGAAGCGGCTCGGAAGCCGTGGCCGCCGCGGCGTCCGCGCGACCGGACGTCATCCTCATGGACATCGGCCTGCCCGACATGACTGGCATCGAGGCGACGCGCGTCGTCAAGTCGCAATTCCCCGAGATCGCCATCGTCGCGTTAACCATCCACGAGGACGAGGAGTATTTCTTCAGGATGCTGGACGCGGGCGCGTCGGGATACGTGCCCAAGCGCGCCGCGCCCGAAGAGTTGCTGACAGCCATCCGCGCCGCGGCTTCGGGCGAAGTGTACCTGTATCCGTCGCTGGCGAAATTGCTGGTGAAGGATTATCTCTCGCAGGAGCGCGAGACGGCGAACCGCTCCACGCTGGACGGACTGACCGAACGCGAACAGGAGGTGTTGTCGTTGCTCGCGGAGGGGCAAAACAACGCCGAGATCGCGTCCGCGCTGGTCATCAGCCCGAAGACGGTGGAACGGCACCGCGAGAACATCATGCGAAAGTTGAATTTACATTCACGCGCCGAGTTGGTGCGGTACGCGATCCGAAAGGGGATTATTAAGGCGTGA